The following proteins are co-located in the Anas platyrhynchos isolate ZD024472 breed Pekin duck chromosome 1, IASCAAS_PekinDuck_T2T, whole genome shotgun sequence genome:
- the UBASH3A gene encoding ubiquitin-associated and SH3 domain-containing protein A — protein sequence MAVAETQLYAKVANKHRSKSPSVLLESLLAKGFPAHIAQKALAATGQKTIEEAAKWLHSHCNDPSLDDPIPQEYALYLCPTGCFYNRLQEFWKESKRQCGKNRAHEIFPHITLCDFFTCEDQKVELLYDILRQIVNNFSQKFPQTISLSLHSSTSYLGFFISDSHANILKEIAVAFSSEASALADCHVKPCLKQLHLTLAHKFCPHHQKTLEQLAKCINPGETCQWVAALYSRDMRFVHYQTLRALFQYKPQNIDELMMNAGDFIYVDPTQQSDVSEGWVIGTSHRTGCRGFLPENYTERANESDTWVKHREYAFIPGSKFVTQSANEPNVKLNGEVHNPVTSRSVTNILSLQLSQNATLRRGVLVMRHGERVDQVFGKSWLQQCLTADGKYYRADLNFPPTLPKRKDSMKHFEQDPPLSCCGIFQSRLIGEALLDQEVAVSYVYSSPALRCVQTAHLVLQGLKLDQKVKIRVEPGLFEWTKWEANKAIPNFMTLTELTEASYKIDTSYRSNIPLSSLVPSESYEDYVSRSSAAIKQIVTACPNKGVILIVGHGSSLASFTRPLIGLPAKDSSDFAQVVRKIPSLGMCFCEELKEGNKWQMVNPPVKTLTHGANAAFNWRNGIVED from the exons ATGGCGGTGGCCGAGACGCAGCTGTATGCAAAGGTGGCCAACAAGCACAGGAGCAAAAGCCCCTCTGTACTCCTCGAGTCTCTGCTGGCCAAAGGATTCCCAGCTCACATCGC acAAAAAGCCTTGGCTGCTACTGGTCAAAAGACAATAGAAGAAGCTGCAAAATG GTTGCACTCTCACTGCAATGATCCCTCTCTGGATGACCCAATCCCTCAGGAGTACGCTCTTTACTTGTGTCCCACCGGCTGCTTCTATAACCGCCTGCAGGAGTTTTGGAAGGAGAGCAAACGCCAGTGCGGGAAGAACAGAGCACATGAGATTTTCCCTCACATCACTCTCTGCGACTTCTTCACG tgcgAAGACCAGAAAGTGGAGTTACTGTACGACATCTTAAGGCAAATCGTCAACAACTTTTCACAAAAATTTCCACAAACTATTTCCCTATCACTACATTCATCCACCAGCTACCTTGGTTTCTTTATCAGCGACAGCCACGCAAATATCCTCAAAGAGATTGCTGTGGCCTTCTCTTCAGAGGCTTCAGCCCTGGCAG ATTGCCATGTGAAGCCCTGCCTAAAGCAGCTCCACCTTACCTTGGCTCACAAGTTCTGTCCTCACCACCAGAAGACTTTGGAGCAACTAGCCAAATGCATTAACCCAGGGGAGACCTGCCAGTGGGTAGCAGCTCTCTATTCAAGAGACATGCGTTTTGTGCATTACCAG ACACTGAGGGCCCTCTTCCAGTACAAGCCCCAGAACATCGACGAGCTCATGATGAACGCCGGGGACTTCATCTACGTTGATCCAACACAGCAGTCTGATGTCAGCGAAGGCTGGGTCATTGGGACCTCGCACCGGACTGGCTGCAGGGGTTTTCTTCCCGAAAACTACACAGAGAGAGCCAATGAGTCAGACACGTGGGTTAAGCACAG AGAATATGCTTTCATACCAGGTTCAAAATTTGTGACCCAATCAGCAAATGAACCTAATGTAAAGCTGAATGGAGAAGTCCATAATCCTGTTACATCAAGGAGTGTAACCAATATTCTTTCACTTcag CTTTCTCAGAATGCTACTCTGCGAAGAGGTGTGTTGGTGATGCGCCACGGGGAAAGAGTTGATCAGGTCTTTGGGAAATCTTGGCTTCAACAGTGCTTAACTGCAGATG GAAAATACTACAGAGCAGACCTCAACTTTCCTCCCACCCTACCAAAACGGAAAGACAGCATGAAGCATTTTGAGCAAGATCCTCCTTTATCTTGCTGTGGTATTTTCCAGTCAAGACTTATAG GGGAAGCTCTGCTGGACCAGGAGGTGGCAGTCAGCTATGTCTACTCGTCACCTGCCCTCCGCTGTGTGCAGACAGCCCATCTTGTGCTTCAAG ggcttAAATTAGACCAAAAAGTCAAAATCAGAGTGGAACCAGGACTATTTGAATGGACCAAGTgggaagcaaacaaagcaattcCCAACTTCATGACTCTAACAGAACTGACAGAGGCCTCCTACAAAATAGATACAAGTTACAG AAGCAACATACCACTCTCTTCTCTGGTACCATCAGAAAGTTATGAAGACTATGTAAGCAGAAGTTCTGCAGCTATAAAACAGATCGTCACTGCTTGCCCCAACAAAG GTGTCATCCTCATCGTGGGCCATGGCTCCTCCTTGGCATCTTTCACCCGGCCTCTCATAGGGCTCCCTGCCAAGGACAGCAGCGACTTTGCCCAGGTGGTCCGAAAG ATCCCTTCACTGGGCATGTGTTTCTGTGAAGAGCTCAAAGAGGGGAACAAATGGCAGATGGTTAACCCTCCAGTGAAGACATTAACTCATGGAGCAAATGCAGCATTCAACTGGAGAAATGGTATCGTGGAAGACTAG